The Syngnathus scovelli strain Florida chromosome 21, RoL_Ssco_1.2, whole genome shotgun sequence DNA segment TGGCTGAAACAAAAGAGCTCAAGTCTCATTCAATCTTCTTCAGACTAAAGTGCTCCCTAGCGCCAAAAATGTTCGAGAATTCCAAGCTCCAATTCTCTAGAGGTCTTCAGATTTTAGGAATCACTCCCCAAAAATCCGACACAATGTAAAGGATTTATGCTACTTATAAAACAGATGCTGCAGGGGAGATTTGGCTTTTAGGTGAAATTTCAGGATGAACCTTAAATGCACTATAACATGATAGATGAATTTCATTTGACCTTTTCTAAATATGTGAAAAACTTTCAAACGTGTTTAGAGTTTCAAGACTACGCCCTTGTTGTTCTCAACAAGGCAAAATTCACAGCAGGTGTTAGATCCATAAATTGACCAATACATTTCTTGGTTCAATAAGAGCAATCATCGTGCAGTTCTCATTTTCATGAGACCAAAACGATAATTGATTGGCAGTATTGACCAAAGATTTTTTTGCAGTGGTTAAACAAAACCCCAGGTTCTAAACAAACAACTTTGGGAGCAAGGCTTTCTTGCAGGAGCATGTTTTGTACGTTTGTCTGGAGTTACAAATGGTACAATGGAGGCGTGATTGAAAGCCCGCCGACAGCTTTGGGACCGACTGAATTCCTCCCACTTCTCTCACTTGCGTTCCCACATCAGGACAAAGGAAGCCCGCGAGCATTTATTGTGGTCAACGTGTCAGTTCTATAAATATTTTCTCAAGGCCGACAGCATTTGCGGCGATATGAGGAACCGGTTTTCCGAGTGGGACCTATGGGACACGTGCACCTGGAGTTCCGAGCGCCTCCGATGACACTTAGAGTGAGCGCGGTGGACATGATGCATTGGTTGGGAGTAGATTGCGCTTGACGTCTCCTACACCGCGGTTGGGAAAGGGTCACTGGGAGTTTGCGGTGTTGTGCGCACGTTAACACGGGACAGATGCTTTGTCAGCGTCACTGCACCGTAGTCTAAGGTTTCCTAAGGGACACACTCTTTACTCTGGCCAAACGAGCAAACGAATGGGGGGCATGTCTGTTCTCTCCAGGAAAACAAGACTTGGCAATGACATAATGACCACCCGCTCGGGATTATGTGGTGAAATCAAATGCTCCCAGATAACGCCCACGGTAGAGTTATGTTTTGTGCGTGCACCTTGTATTTTTGAAAGACCTAAATGAACTGATTTCAGTGGCCAGATGGCATTTACAGGGAGTCCCTGGATTATGACTAAATTTAATTTTTACGTTAGCGATAGACAACAGTATGACAGTTTTTGACTTACCTGTAAATTTGGGAGTCACAGGTACCTACGGTAAAGCAAGTTTGTCACGAGATCCAACGTGAAAGTCAGTGAGACAAATTCGATGCATGATATTCGAATAAAACAAGCACACCACTTTTCAAATGTATCTGCGTTGGCTTTATTCATGTACTGCACAGTATTTCATTGCGCTTTCGTACTATATGACAATAATGGCGATTATTATATACTACAAAAAAGGTTGcataaataatttaaatgtggaaaaaaataaatatgcagTTCTTTCGTTAGTGGAAATCGTCCCCTCTCTCCAGTCACTGGTTCCCACCTGATTCCCCCCAGCCTGGTAAGGGCAACACTCAGGTATGCACAACCAGTGACAAATGTTTTCCACTTGCTTCTTTTTAAAAGTCCCCCAAAAACAAGCAAACATCATCAGGATGCTTTGAAATCGGTGGGGAATGACACGTGCGTTGGTAAAGGGGGGGTATGTCTGGATAAATGCCCACCTCGTCCACAAGAAAAATGGCGAAGCGTGTTCTTGGCGTATTTACAGAATGGCAGGAGGAGGATCACTCTTCTATCAGGTCCATTCGTGGGCTCACTGAATTGGTAAATCCAAGGAATGCCGAGTGCTCGTCATCACGTGAGAGCGCCACGGGGCTATTGAGGccttgggggggaggggggggcaaagAGGTGGGAGGCCTCTTTGCGAAGCTGTCACCATCCCTCCTTTGGAACCCCTTCACCCTCATGAGCTGCCAGTGTCCCGTTTAGACAGATGTAGATGGATTACGGCCCCTTTGGTGCACCTTGTCGGTCTTAAATGCAGCAGGGGAGAGCTAGCGTCGTGTGTTTGTACAGATGGCTTTGAGGGCCCGGCGGGGAGGATGTTTGCTACGCTTGAGATGCATTTATATCAGGACGAGGACCCACTGCGACGTCTTCTCATAGCGAGTCCCGGACATTTAAGGTTTGTCATGCAGAAAAGTAAACTGAGATTGGCAGAAAAACACTTGAAGTCAGCTCAGCTTGTGAAATCGCTCTGGGGTGAAATCGCTCTTGCATTTCCTCGGAGATCGGTCAGGTTTGCGTGTACTCGGGAGATTCTTAATACGAGTTGTCTGTCAAGGGCGTGTTGTTCTTGTTTCTGTCCTGGGACGAGCGGCCGTGCTTCTTCTTGCGGGGCAACCGCGGGACCTCCTTGGCCTCGGACTGGTTGTGGTGCGGCCGGAAGCGCTTGCACTTGCAAGATGTGATCATGCGGATCTTGTAAGTCCGAGTGTTGCCGTTGGAGCAGTGCAGCTGCACCCGGCGCGTTCGCGAGTGCGCCGGGATGCAACGGTAGTCCGAGGTTCCGCCGCCGGTCCTCCACCACTTGCCACGGCCGATTGAGTTGGGCATGAGGTGTGAGGGCAGACACTGGCCCGAGCACACTAGCTCTTTCACCGGCTTGGCGCTACGACAGGATCCGTCTGTGATGTAGCGGGTAGAAAGCAGCTCCCTGCAGCTGAGCTCCGAGGCGCCTGAGAAACAACAGCGGGATATTGCCGTTACGCTCGCTTACAAGACAAACACTGGAAAAATACATGGGCTAACTGCCTCATCACTGACTAACCTGATGGCCAATGACTCAACAGTACTTCGTTTAAATAGTGGTAAAGCCGACCTCTGCTAAGTTTGTGACTGAGAGATCTTGGGGGCGGAACATGCAGCAGGAGCATTGACATCAACAacagatttgaaaaacaaatatatttgttCAAATGTGTTGTGCCAGCCTAAAAACCACCAGAATTAGAATTTTAATACGCTCATGGCTCAAGGTGTATCAAAAATTAATAGGATTTTTTATCTAAATAGAAATGGCTTGACGCCTACCGATAATTCTCAATGTTTGAAATACCCATCCCTAATTGCAAAAGTAGGTCAGAACATTAAAGCGCGATTTGCTTTTCGAGAttcaaaaacaaccatatttagTCGAGTGTTTGTTAATTCAATTTCATCCACGCTCCCTGGTGGCTACGGCCTCCAGGCGCAGACGTCCAGCTGGCAGCCATCAGCTGATGCGGAGGAGCCAGTTGAGCACTCCATCAAAATTAATGGAGCTCTGAGCCTGGCACATACAGTCGTGCTGGCCTTCGGTAATTTTCGAACTAAAGACTAAACGGCCGTCTAGAGCAACAAACACAACGGAGAAAACAATGTCATCTCCAGTTTCGGCCGCATCTTTTTAACGGACGCATGCAAGGgccattgtgttgttgttttgtgagTTTCTTTTAGGGGTGTATTAAAAGGACCAAACAACGGGCGAGGGATCTGCTTTCCTGTGGGCCCACTTCACAAAAAGATGCATGAGAAGTAACCTCCGTTTTATTCTCCTAGAGAAAACCCGATCCCGATGTTCTTTCTATGGCTGCAGTACACAACGACGGCTCGCACGATCGCTCGGTATCCGCATTTTTAATGACTCTGGACGTTTAACGAAAAAGTAGTCACATGACCCACAGAAACTTGAGGTCATGTTAAAGATGTAGCTTCAATTTAGGGTTGTTTATTTTACCTTAAAATAATTACGGGTGTGCATTGCTACTAAGAGACGATTCGATACGATTCTCGATacgattttaaaatatttctgacTTTAGGTTGACACTACGCATTTGTCATGAATTATGCTTGTAGCTGACAAAGAATTTTCTTAAGTAAAGCCATAGATGGGGAATTCGCCAATACTGTTGTCACTGTTGTTAAAGCTCCCTAGTGGCATTCCTCTATGATGCGGCTATCCTATCGTAAAAATATCTGTCTAAAAGTAAAACGACTAAGTCGTCAGGAAAAAGTTAAAACCTTGTGAGCTTACTGAAAACGGCAATGCAGTGTTTTGGAAAGCACACAGGCAAAAGAAGACCTCAAATCTGACACTTGGCATTTGGTTAGATCTTCATTTTCCCTTCTCAGGCCACAGGTGGGAATCATTCTCAAAGGCAGCGTAGCGTTAAAAAAGCAATTTCCAGAGTCCCTCATGGAAATACGCAGCCAGAAGAAGGCCGGTGTTTTCTATTAAGGCCGACATGTTACCGCAATCAGAAGCTTGCATCCCTAAGCGGAGCTTGACTAATAGTGTCAAGCGAGACAAGCAATAAACTGATGAACAAATAAGGGGTTTCCGATATCTGTGTGCAGGCTCCACTTCCACGCGTGTCAGAAAAGAAACCGCAGGAATGTGCGTGTAAATTTGATTCAGACATAATcaaatccaattaaaaaaaattgagttgAAGTGTGCTAACTAAGATGGCTTTTTGTTAAatatttcaaatagtcaaaatgTGATGTACCGAAAAATTTAGCTGATAAGCAACCTAAAgttgaagcatttttgataACTAAAATAGAAAAGGTATcaatataattttaaaaatgatgTTGCCTTGTGCTGAAATGATATTATAGTTAAAGGCTTGTAATGATTTTTAATCACTTTCTGGATTTAACGAGTATTTAAATTTGATTGTCAAAGCTTTGAACAGGAATATTctacttggaaaaaaatctgGTGGATTTCAGGTCTTTTATCCTTTTGCCTGTGGGCTTTCCAACAATCAAACATTTCAAATGAGCACACCGTGGATGACACTAGCTGAGATTTCCTATCTTTGTCTAGGTACTGAAAAATGTACAGGCATGAGGAATAATAATCACTTACTGTAAGAGACTGAGTTGCTTGTTCTTCCTCCTGTTTTGGCCCTGTTGTTGTTATTCATGGTGTTGTTATTGCTGTTGTGCGAGTAGTCCCGTATGAATTCCGTGCCGTCGTTGGACACCTGCCTCCAAGCCTTGGCGGCGGCTCCGGAGGCGCAGCAGCATCCGCGGAGCAGCAGCAGGCTGAGGAGCAGCGGGGGAGCAGCGTGCATGCTGCAGCCAGGAGGACGACAGCGAAGTGGGGCAACTGGGGGAGGTGGTGGTGCTcggtggatgggtgggtgggcttGTTGTGGAGAGCTGAGAGACGCGCTCACGCCTTTTAAAGCCTCTGGCGAGAGGCTGCCAATTAGGCGGTGACgtagagggagagggagggcaCCAAGCCGAGGCCTCAGACTGAATTCATGATGTTGCAGGTTTTTCCTTTTGGTGGGCCACGCTGTTGCGTCACCGCATTGCGAGTCCTTCAAAATCCTGGCACCGCGGCTTTTCTTCTGGTCTTATTTTTGCCCCAGATGTTTGTCGTCTTACTACACCCTTAAAACTGCAGGGTGAAAACTTGGACCAACCCGgaaagttgggtcaaattgacccgacGTTGGATTGTTTTTAACCCTGCATTTTTAAGCATATTGCATTTTTTGCATAGTGGTTATGTTTTCTATAATTCCCCGCTGAAAACCTGGGTACTAAATGCAAAGGCCGCTGCTGTTTATGGATCTGGTTCAAATTAGACCTCGTTGACGGAGAGCCTCTAGGCATCCTCTGCATGTCGGCGCTTTGACGAGCGTTGACAGATGGAGAGTCCTCGGAGAAAAGGGGAGGATTCCAAATTAAGATCTCCACGCTTTCCCCACGGACTCGGTTTAACGTCAGGATGACATTTCGCTTTGCTCGCATTCACTCCCGGAGACGCAATCGTCCCTCTTGTCTTGGCCTTTTTTTGTTTCTCGGTGCTCCTGACTCTCTTTGATTTGTCACACATAAAAATCAAGGATGTAGTTGACAGAGCCAGCCAAAGTGAGCCTGCGCAGATTCACGTCTGCTCCTTATGAGCTCAGGAGTAAAACCGTTGCCCTTTCTTTGCTCCAAGTGACTTTTTTTGATTCATTGTTTGGCTCTTTATCACCCTCAGTACAGAGTGCAAAACAAGGTGAATGATTTGTTTGATTAAGAGTCTGATGCATGGGTTGGGTGACTGGGGAAACACTGCCCCCTAGCGGGAGAAAGGGCAAGGGCAATGTGCAAATGTTGAAAATTGAAATAATAATTTACTTACGGTGTGATCTGGGCCTGTTTTGTTGACTACTAAACCATTATTAAGTTGTGCATACACTGGTTAAATTGACGTTTTTGTAAAAGAGCATTTCATTGTTCTGCCTATCATTATTATAGATAGTGCAGTACTTTATAAAATTATACATTAATAATCTACTTAAGCAAGATAAATAATTAAAGTTTGTGAATCATGACAAGTCAATGGGCATTGCACATTCATATAATACAATATATACAGATATAATGCATGAAGATTTGATGCAATGGCAAATAATTCATTTTggtagaggataaagaatatatgcattaGATTGAGTTAGCAACAAATTTGAAGTTTCTCATTCAAAAAACTTAGTAAGATCTCCTGTcgtcctgttttttttaattttacggGTTACACAtatgatttgtttttatagTATTGTCTCACAATATACGttttaatgaatagcagttaATTCAACCGTGTAGGTTTAAAATGTGCT contains these protein-coding regions:
- the sost gene encoding sclerostin — encoded protein: MHAAPPLLLSLLLLRGCCCASGAAAKAWRQVSNDGTEFIRDYSHNSNNNTMNNNNRAKTGGRTSNSVSYSASELSCRELLSTRYITDGSCRSAKPVKELVCSGQCLPSHLMPNSIGRGKWWRTGGGTSDYRCIPAHSRTRRVQLHCSNGNTRTYKIRMITSCKCKRFRPHHNQSEAKEVPRLPRKKKHGRSSQDRNKNNTPLTDNSY